The DNA region GTCGGGCCTGCGAGGATGTCGTGGTTCAGGCTCCGGCTCCCTCCCGGCTGATCGAAGGCGGTATTCCGACCGAAGCAACCGTCGCCCAGGTTCTGGTCTCCAAGTATGCCGATCAGCTGCCATTGTACCGCCAAGCGCAAATCTGCAAGCGGCAAGGGGTCGATCTCGACCGCTCGACGCTTGCCGATTGGGGCGGCCGAGCCGCCTGGCACCTGCGGCCCGTTCATCAACGGCTGCTCGACCTTTTGAAGACATCATCCAAGCTCTTCGCCGACGAACGACGGCCCCGGTTCTTGATCCGGGACGGGGCAAAACCAAGACCGGCCAGCTCTGGGCGTATGCCCGCGATGACAGGCCTTAGCAGGGAACCGATCCGCCCGGCGTCGTCTATGTCTACGCGCCGGATCGCAAAGCCGAGCGTCCGATGGCCCATCTCGACGGCTTCGTCGGCATTCTTCAGGTAGACGGCTATAACGGCTATCGCCCGTT from Pararhizobium qamdonense includes:
- a CDS encoding IS66 family transposase, which produces MVRGFHRAFGCRCLGGQRRWYANEGRRIGEDVSEKLDIVPARFRVLVVRRPKYACRACEDVVVQAPAPSRLIEGGIPTEATVAQVLVSKYADQLPLYRQAQICKRQGVDLDRSTLADWGGRAAWHLRPVHQRLLDLLKTSSKLFADERRPRFLIRDGAKPRPASSGRMPAMTGLSREPIRPASSMSTRRIAKPSVRWPISTASSAFFR